In one Mucilaginibacter ginsenosidivorax genomic region, the following are encoded:
- the coaBC gene encoding bifunctional phosphopantothenoylcysteine decarboxylase/phosphopantothenate--cysteine ligase CoaBC, which translates to MLEGKNIILGVCGSIAAYKSALLVRLLVKAGAQVQVVMTPDAVSFITPLTLSTLSKKPVLVNYYKTETGEWNNHVELGLWADMLIIAPATANTLAKMANGLCDNLLIAVYLSAKCPVYFAPAMDLDMWLHPATRQNVDKLQSFGNTMIAPGIGELASGLYGEGRLAEPEEIVSFLSSELKKKSLLAGHKIMVTAGPTYEAIDPVRFIGNHSSGKMGFAIADELAGMGADVTLISGPTAQVSKQQSVKLINVTSAAEMLDACLTIYKDAKACIMSAAVADYTPTEVASQKIKKKDASLNISLKTTTDILKTLGGQKAPGQILVGFALETNDEETNAITKLQKKNLDFIVLNSLNDAGAGFKQDTNKITIIDRNLQKTTFALKSKEAVAHDICLKLAQLING; encoded by the coding sequence ATGCTTGAAGGTAAAAACATCATCCTGGGAGTTTGCGGCAGTATAGCTGCATATAAATCGGCATTGCTGGTTAGGCTATTGGTTAAGGCCGGCGCGCAGGTGCAGGTAGTGATGACGCCTGATGCTGTTAGCTTTATAACGCCGCTTACACTTTCAACCCTATCTAAGAAACCGGTATTGGTGAATTATTATAAAACCGAAACCGGCGAATGGAATAATCATGTGGAGCTTGGCCTTTGGGCCGATATGCTTATTATAGCTCCTGCAACCGCCAATACCCTGGCAAAAATGGCCAACGGACTTTGCGATAATTTACTTATAGCCGTTTACCTATCGGCCAAATGCCCGGTATATTTTGCCCCCGCCATGGATTTGGATATGTGGCTGCACCCCGCAACCCGGCAAAACGTAGACAAGTTACAATCCTTTGGTAATACCATGATAGCACCTGGCATCGGGGAGCTTGCCAGCGGACTTTATGGCGAAGGCCGATTGGCCGAACCCGAAGAGATTGTAAGCTTTTTATCGTCGGAACTTAAAAAAAAATCCCTTTTAGCGGGGCATAAAATTATGGTAACCGCCGGCCCCACTTATGAGGCTATTGATCCGGTACGTTTTATAGGTAATCATTCATCTGGCAAAATGGGATTCGCTATTGCCGATGAGCTGGCTGGTATGGGTGCCGATGTTACTTTAATAAGTGGCCCAACAGCACAGGTTAGCAAGCAACAATCTGTTAAACTGATAAACGTTACATCGGCAGCCGAAATGCTGGATGCCTGTTTAACTATTTACAAAGATGCAAAAGCCTGTATCATGAGCGCAGCCGTTGCTGATTATACACCAACCGAGGTGGCATCGCAAAAGATCAAGAAAAAAGATGCTTCCCTTAATATCAGCCTGAAAACCACCACCGACATTCTAAAAACCCTGGGCGGGCAAAAAGCCCCCGGCCAGATCCTGGTTGGCTTTGCGCTGGAAACCAATGACGAGGAAACAAATGCAATAACCAAGCTGCAAAAGAAGAATTTGGATTTTATTGTATTAAATTCGTTGAATGATGCCGGTGCCGGCTTTAAGCAGGATACCAATAAAATTACCATTATTGACCGTAACCTGCAAAAAACAACCTTCGCGCTTAAAAGCAAGGAGGCGGTGGCCCATGATATTTGCCTTAAACTCGCACAACTTATAAACGGATGA
- a CDS encoding enoyl-ACP reductase FabI produces the protein MAYNLLKGKKGIIFGALNEQSIAWKVAQRAVQEGAEIVLSNAPIALRMGELNKLAEECNAPVIGADVTSNDDINNLFTKTKEHFGGGVDFILHSIGMSINVRKNIPYYENNYDFTHKGFDISALSLHRILQAAMKHDAINDWGSVVALSYIAGQRYFPGYNDMADNKAMLESIARNFGYEYGVSKKVRVNTISQSPTRTTAGSGVKGFDGFIEFAEKMSPLGNADANQCADYCITLFSDLTKMVTMQNLFHDGGFSFTGVTQAVIDQMAK, from the coding sequence ATGGCTTATAATTTATTAAAAGGCAAAAAAGGTATCATATTTGGTGCCCTTAATGAGCAGTCAATCGCCTGGAAGGTAGCGCAGCGCGCTGTACAGGAAGGTGCCGAAATTGTATTATCAAACGCGCCCATTGCATTACGTATGGGCGAACTCAATAAACTTGCCGAAGAATGCAATGCACCAGTTATAGGTGCCGATGTTACCAGCAATGATGACATCAACAACCTGTTTACCAAAACAAAAGAGCATTTTGGCGGTGGTGTTGATTTCATCCTGCACTCTATCGGCATGAGTATCAACGTACGTAAAAACATTCCTTACTACGAAAACAACTACGATTTTACCCATAAAGGTTTTGATATCTCGGCCTTAAGCCTGCACCGCATTTTACAGGCAGCCATGAAACACGATGCCATTAACGATTGGGGATCTGTAGTGGCTTTAAGCTATATAGCCGGCCAGCGTTATTTCCCTGGCTATAATGATATGGCCGATAACAAAGCCATGTTAGAAAGCATTGCGCGTAACTTTGGTTACGAATACGGTGTAAGCAAAAAAGTACGCGTAAATACGATATCGCAATCGCCAACCCGCACTACTGCCGGGTCTGGAGTTAAAGGCTTTGATGGCTTTATTGAATTTGCCGAAAAAATGAGCCCGCTTGGTAATGCCGATGCCAATCAATGTGCCGACTACTGTATCACCCTATTCAGCGATTTAACCAAAATGGTTACCATGCAAAATCTTTTCCATGACGGTGGCTTCTCCTTTACCGGTGTAACGCAGGCTGTTATTGATCAGATGGCGAAATAA
- a CDS encoding M56 family metallopeptidase, protein MESVFYNISQVLGITIIHSLWQGLLVWFALRLLLTCAPSLSTIKKHNAAMIAMLAISVWFIYTFVNQLQAHVWVNLAAANAPSLLPALNLPLVNIHYTAQHNYYYYAIEGYLPYISAIYFIGLTFNILKMGLNWQKISHIKRTMMPSDSVQVYVDTLCRQMNIKKYVSVNISRFVDVPCMIGFFSPIILLPISLTTYLSADEIKSILLHELSHIKRNDYLLNLLQQFMSILLFFNPFAQLINRIINQERENRCDDLVVQTTAQPLVYAHALLKLEQKRQVNLQMALAATGKKYHLLNRIERIMKTQKPIGNIRHLLVAVAILTAGISSIAWLNPTIADGKIAIKKVKITYPTVLKELLADTTRKKVVKAKRVVANKTAIRNKQLAEERYNNFDDKELNKLTAEVDKYAKQIDKYYNSADFQKLQKLMEEKGEAMEKFYNKPELKKIQEEQEKIAEDFQKNWAETGETTKMSEQMGKLGEQVGAYYNSAEFKQMSAELRKKYGIKGEYHDDRKDENYRKYQDELQSKISPEVKEQTEQLKKMGEEMRGHYNSPEFRKKSEELRVMSDSLRKAFKNPQMEEQKQEMKKLAEQMRNYQDNADMKQAKAQLREASKKLREYTNSPEFKKRIAEAKKEAYLMGDEKE, encoded by the coding sequence ATGGAAAGTGTGTTCTATAATATAAGCCAGGTTTTGGGTATCACTATTATCCACTCATTATGGCAGGGGTTATTGGTTTGGTTTGCTTTGCGCCTGTTACTAACCTGCGCGCCATCCTTATCAACCATAAAAAAGCACAACGCCGCCATGATTGCCATGCTGGCTATAAGCGTGTGGTTTATTTACACCTTTGTAAACCAGCTACAGGCACATGTTTGGGTAAATTTAGCAGCAGCAAATGCCCCTTCCCTGTTACCTGCACTTAACCTGCCCCTGGTTAACATCCATTATACCGCACAACATAACTATTACTATTACGCCATTGAGGGTTATTTGCCCTACATATCGGCCATCTACTTCATCGGGCTCACCTTCAACATTTTAAAAATGGGGCTCAACTGGCAAAAAATCAGCCATATTAAACGCACCATGATGCCGTCTGATAGTGTCCAGGTTTACGTGGATACCCTTTGCCGGCAAATGAACATTAAAAAGTATGTGAGTGTAAACATCAGCCGTTTTGTGGATGTGCCCTGCATGATTGGCTTTTTTAGCCCGATAATATTGCTGCCCATTTCGCTCACTACTTATTTATCTGCCGACGAGATCAAATCTATTTTGCTACACGAGTTATCGCACATCAAACGCAACGATTACCTGCTCAACCTGTTGCAGCAATTCATGAGCATATTGCTTTTCTTTAACCCCTTTGCCCAATTAATTAATAGGATAATAAACCAGGAACGCGAAAACCGGTGCGATGACCTGGTTGTACAAACCACTGCCCAGCCCTTAGTGTATGCGCATGCACTATTAAAACTGGAGCAAAAAAGGCAGGTAAACCTGCAAATGGCACTTGCCGCCACCGGAAAAAAATATCATTTATTAAACAGAATTGAACGGATCATGAAAACCCAAAAACCAATAGGCAACATACGCCACCTTTTAGTGGCTGTTGCAATACTTACCGCCGGCATCAGCAGTATTGCCTGGCTTAACCCTACCATCGCCGATGGTAAAATAGCTATCAAAAAAGTAAAAATCACCTACCCTACCGTATTAAAAGAATTACTGGCCGATACCACCCGCAAAAAGGTTGTTAAAGCCAAAAGGGTTGTAGCCAATAAAACTGCCATCAGGAACAAACAACTTGCCGAAGAACGTTACAACAACTTTGACGATAAAGAGTTGAACAAGCTAACTGCCGAAGTTGATAAGTACGCCAAACAGATTGATAAGTACTACAACAGTGCCGATTTTCAAAAACTGCAAAAGCTGATGGAAGAAAAAGGCGAAGCTATGGAGAAGTTTTACAACAAGCCGGAGTTAAAGAAGATACAGGAAGAACAGGAGAAAATAGCCGAAGACTTTCAGAAAAACTGGGCCGAGACCGGTGAAACCACCAAAATGAGCGAGCAAATGGGCAAGTTGGGCGAACAAGTTGGCGCCTACTATAACAGTGCCGAATTTAAACAGATGAGTGCCGAACTCAGGAAAAAATATGGCATAAAAGGCGAATACCATGATGACCGTAAAGACGAGAACTATCGCAAATACCAAGACGAACTACAAAGCAAAATATCGCCCGAAGTAAAAGAGCAAACCGAACAATTGAAAAAAATGGGCGAGGAAATGCGGGGCCATTATAACTCGCCCGAGTTTCGTAAAAAAAGCGAGGAACTTAGGGTAATGAGCGATAGTTTAAGGAAAGCCTTCAAGAACCCTCAGATGGAAGAGCAAAAGCAGGAAATGAAAAAACTTGCCGAACAAATGCGCAACTACCAGGATAATGCCGACATGAAACAGGCTAAGGCACAGTTACGCGAAGCCAGTAAAAAATTGCGCGAATATACCAACAGCCCCGAATTTAAAAAGCGCATAGCCGAAGCCAAAAAAGAGGCTTACCTGATGGGCGACGAGAAAGAATAG
- the porD gene encoding type IX secretion system protein PorD, which yields MKQLFIYTILIFWVFRCAAQDLNARVSVVSPKIQVSNKRVFQTLETAMKDFLNGRKWSADAILPQERIDCNFVLNITNWDGGSNFSGELQVQSSRPVFGSSYSTTLININDRDVDFTYNEGQTVDYSDQNFQSNLSSVMAFYAYIIVGMDYDTFSRFGGSPYFAAAQTVVNNAQTGSYKGWKAFDGNTNRYWLSENLNNKLYAQLRGFMYDYHRNGLDLMADNVNKGRKAISSFLPTLQQVDRQRVGSMFPLIFYTAKSDELVSLYSKADPQERVQAMNLFLQADPANGNKYQALK from the coding sequence ATGAAACAGTTGTTCATTTACACTATCCTGATTTTTTGGGTTTTCAGGTGCGCTGCGCAGGACTTGAATGCACGTGTATCAGTAGTTTCGCCAAAAATACAAGTGAGCAATAAGCGGGTTTTCCAAACACTGGAAACCGCCATGAAAGATTTTTTAAATGGCCGTAAATGGAGCGCCGACGCTATTTTGCCACAGGAGCGCATTGATTGCAATTTTGTTTTAAACATTACCAACTGGGATGGCGGCAGTAACTTTAGCGGCGAGCTTCAGGTACAATCCTCAAGGCCTGTTTTCGGGTCGTCATACAGCACAACGCTGATTAATATTAACGATCGCGACGTTGATTTTACTTACAACGAAGGCCAGACAGTTGATTACAGCGATCAGAATTTTCAAAGCAACTTGAGTTCGGTAATGGCATTTTACGCCTATATTATTGTAGGGATGGATTATGATACATTTTCGCGCTTTGGGGGCAGCCCCTATTTTGCTGCCGCGCAAACGGTGGTAAATAACGCCCAAACCGGATCATACAAAGGCTGGAAAGCGTTTGACGGCAACACCAACCGCTATTGGCTATCCGAAAATCTGAACAATAAACTTTACGCCCAGTTACGCGGTTTTATGTACGATTACCACCGCAACGGGCTCGATTTAATGGCCGACAACGTCAATAAAGGCCGTAAAGCTATCTCTTCCTTTTTACCCACCCTGCAACAGGTTGACAGGCAGCGCGTCGGCTCCATGTTCCCACTTATATTTTATACTGCCAAAAGCGATGAGTTGGTATCACTATACAGCAAGGCCGACCCGCAGGAGCGCGTACAGGCCATGAACTTATTTTTGCAAGCCGATCCGGCCAACGGTAATAAGTATCAGGCTTTAAAATAA
- a CDS encoding BlaI/MecI/CopY family transcriptional regulator — protein MDIKATESELEILQVIWRMGQCTVRDVHEELAKTKDAGYTTTLKLMQIMHDKGMVERDTTSKTHLYKALFTQEQAQSNALDKILSTVFKGSTSDLVIQALGQHRASKDEIDAIKNFLNQFDQDKK, from the coding sequence ATGGATATAAAAGCAACAGAAAGCGAGCTCGAAATTTTACAGGTGATCTGGAGAATGGGACAATGTACCGTGCGCGATGTACACGAAGAGTTGGCCAAAACTAAAGATGCAGGCTATACTACTACCCTTAAACTAATGCAGATTATGCATGATAAAGGTATGGTTGAGCGCGATACCACATCTAAAACACATTTATACAAGGCTTTATTTACGCAGGAGCAGGCGCAAAGCAACGCTTTGGATAAAATATTGTCTACTGTGTTTAAAGGCTCCACATCCGATCTGGTGATACAGGCACTTGGCCAGCACCGGGCTTCAAAGGATGAGATAGACGCCATTAAAAACTTTTTGAATCAGTTTGATCAGGATAAAAAATAA
- the recN gene encoding DNA repair protein RecN, translated as MLQKLTINNYALIDNLEISFGEGLNILTGETGAGKSIILGALSLILGQRAESRYFFNQQKKCVIEGSFKISGFHLSSFFEDNDLDYEAETVLRREISADGKSRAFVNDTPVNLTSLKQLGEKLIDIHSQHATLEINDPEFQLLVVDSVAKHDDLLNDYRAKYRTYKKDTGKLAQLIAESDKAKADLDYFQFQFDELEKVSLAADEQEPLEKELYALNNAEEIKRNLYGAYYLVQESETAALAQLREAGQQLGSIEKFDTQIEELHQRLSSAIIELKDVAAEIEGIEQKTHTNDARVDEINTRLSLMYNLQKKHRVNSNAELLQIQDELSEKIQQALFSDEAIEKLQKQLAADKAGLEQLAGKLTANRLKAIPAIEKQVIDTLAEMGMGSSVLKIEQMPPPPPKGGAFNLQSGGVLSENGVDHVRFLFSANKGHSLAEMSKVASGGELSRLMLSIKSIIAKYTALPTIIFDEIDTGVSGEVANKVGTIMERLADNLQVITITHLPQIASKGKNHYFVYKDDSAATTYTRMKQLDSQERILEIAKMLSGDKPGESALQNARELLLSSK; from the coding sequence ATGCTTCAAAAGCTAACCATCAATAATTACGCGCTGATTGATAACCTGGAGATAAGTTTTGGCGAAGGCCTTAACATACTTACAGGCGAAACCGGCGCAGGTAAATCGATCATTTTGGGTGCACTGTCGCTTATTTTGGGGCAGCGTGCCGAGAGCCGTTATTTTTTTAACCAGCAAAAAAAGTGCGTTATCGAAGGTTCGTTTAAAATCAGCGGCTTTCACCTCAGCTCCTTTTTTGAAGACAACGACCTGGACTATGAAGCAGAAACCGTTTTACGCCGAGAGATATCTGCTGATGGTAAATCGCGTGCTTTTGTAAATGATACACCAGTAAACCTTACATCGCTTAAACAATTAGGCGAAAAGCTGATTGACATCCATTCGCAACACGCTACATTAGAGATTAACGACCCGGAGTTTCAGCTATTGGTGGTTGATTCGGTAGCCAAACACGACGATTTGCTGAATGATTACCGCGCCAAATACCGCACATATAAAAAAGACACCGGCAAGCTTGCCCAACTGATTGCCGAAAGCGATAAGGCCAAAGCCGACCTGGATTATTTTCAGTTTCAGTTTGATGAGCTGGAAAAAGTAAGCCTGGCTGCCGACGAGCAGGAACCGCTTGAAAAAGAACTGTACGCGTTAAATAATGCCGAAGAAATAAAACGTAACCTGTATGGAGCCTATTACCTGGTACAGGAAAGCGAAACCGCCGCCCTGGCGCAACTACGCGAGGCGGGGCAGCAGTTAGGCTCCATAGAAAAATTTGATACGCAGATTGAAGAATTACACCAGCGATTGAGCAGCGCTATTATCGAATTAAAAGATGTTGCCGCCGAAATAGAAGGCATTGAACAAAAAACGCATACCAACGATGCCAGGGTTGATGAAATTAACACCCGGCTTAGTTTGATGTATAACCTGCAAAAAAAGCACCGGGTAAATAGCAACGCAGAGTTATTGCAGATACAGGATGAGCTATCGGAGAAAATACAACAAGCTTTGTTTAGCGATGAGGCTATCGAAAAATTGCAAAAACAGCTTGCTGCCGATAAAGCCGGGCTTGAACAACTGGCAGGCAAATTAACCGCAAACCGGCTTAAGGCCATCCCAGCCATCGAAAAACAAGTAATTGATACTTTGGCCGAAATGGGGATGGGAAGCTCGGTGTTGAAGATTGAACAAATGCCCCCCCCGCCCCCTAAAGGGGGAGCTTTTAATTTGCAGAGTGGTGGGGTGCTTAGCGAGAATGGGGTTGATCATGTACGCTTCCTGTTCTCGGCAAATAAAGGACACTCACTTGCCGAAATGAGTAAGGTAGCCTCGGGTGGCGAACTTTCCAGGCTGATGCTGAGCATTAAATCTATCATAGCCAAATACACCGCCCTGCCAACAATTATATTTGATGAGATTGATACCGGTGTATCCGGCGAAGTAGCCAATAAAGTAGGTACCATTATGGAGCGCCTTGCCGATAATTTACAGGTGATAACCATTACCCACCTGCCGCAAATTGCCAGCAAGGGTAAAAACCATTACTTTGTTTATAAAGATGATAGCGCGGCAACTACCTATACCCGCATGAAACAACTGGATAGCCAGGAGCGTATATTGGAAATTGCCAAAATGCTGAGTGGTGATAAACCGGGCGAAAGCGCTCTGCAAAATGCCAGGGAATTACTTCTTAGTAGTAAGTAG